The genome window ACTATGGTGCTGTGATCAGGTCAACGTTTGGACAGTGAACCTACCGGGAGTCCTGCAGCGCTCTGTTGCTGTCACCGTGATGTGGAGGAAGAGGGTTTCTGGGTTTGATGGTCACTGTTGAGTAGGTAACCTCATCTTCACAAGACATTGGTGCCTGAGGGGAGAAAGGAGGGGTCGGTTTGTTCAAAACTCTGCAGATATTTGATTACTACAAGTGGAGATGTAAAAAATTCACGAGTGTGCACGATAATTACATTGTGAGGAGTGACGTCAGTGGCAGGTGGAGGAGAGCATGGTAATGTGTGGATGTTGACATAAATACTGTCGGATTGATCTTCAGTGGCTGTTGAGCTCGAGCCTCTCTCACTGAGCCTGGAGTCAGACACAGTCTTCTGGAGGTGAACCAACGAAAGTCAGATTAGGTTTttaatttcacagtttttttgtttatttatttattcttactCTATGAGCCAATCGGGATATTTGGGCTCCACTAACATTGTTGTTTTGATATTATAAAATTATGAGAAGTTCAGGGTAGAAAGAACAATTCCGTACATGACAACACCACAGGAAAACCAATGTGAGTTATTGATTTACCTTATAAATTATTGCTGGGACTCATTTAGAAAATTAAATTTAACAAAAACTGACTACATCTAACAACTGACAAAAGATGTACTCACTTTTTCCTCTGCGTGGGTTCTCAGTTTCCTCCTACCAGGACAACGCAAACCacaataaatcatcagaaaatCTTACACAAACATTGTTGCTCAATCTTTGAGATTTTAGAGAAGTTGCTCTGTAATAATGGGAAACACAGCACCTTGTCACTTCTATAAACTGCTGCTCAGAACACTCAgattgtcactgaacatttcccTATGTTAGAGTTGAGCTGTAGAAAATGATAGTGTAAGGGAAAATAGAGCTTATAAACCATCataactaaattaaaatattgCAAAACTTTTACAATTTTGCAGTCTTTTGAAGAGATGCTAATGACGCTAACATGAAAAAGCAAGACATCTTTTAAAAGTGATTGCATATTCAGTATAAATTAAGTGGACGCAAATGGAAATTGAGATGACACAGTTGTACACACTgtgaaaacacaaggaaaaaagTTGCACAACATGCggataaaacacattaaaaatgtacatgctgtAACAGTAAAAAAGACGTTATGAGTCATTCAGTCACACGCATTCTCCATTATTCATTGACTCACCAGAGCAAAAGAAGAGCTAACACAAGTGTCACAAAAAGAGAGACTCCAATTCCAGCTGTGATCGGGAGGGACTGGCTGCCTGAGGACACACAGACTGTATGTTTAGACTGGGAAAATGAGcctttaaatacaaaataaagatgATAGATTAAATGTTCCAGATGAACAAATCATTGTTTTTGACAGTAAAGTGACACAAACCATGCTGTTCCTCCTTCATGGCTAGCAGCACCTCAGTTGAGTTGTTTTCTCCCACTTGGTTTCCGGCCTGGCAGCTGTAGAGTCCAGAGTGGGACGCCTCCACAGAGGGGATAGACAGCACCTGTCCTGAGCCCACCTGAAGCACGGATGTGGAAGAAGCTGTTCTCCTGTACCAGGTGTAGGTTTCTGCTGCAGGGTTAGCAGCACCACTGCAGGTCAGATTCACACCGCTGCCCGCAACAACATTCGGTGGACTCATTGAGACAGAGATGTTCACTGGCTGGtctgaaaaaattaaaaaaaaaaaaaaaaaaagaaaagaaaaatgcgtTTTATTCCAAAAGGAAAGAGGGTCCCTCATGGGATAAATCTGAAGGGTCACAATAGAGATAAAGGAAGTAAGAAGATCCTTTAAGAAAGAGGAACAAtcaattttgttattttgtcaaattttccttctggcttttgtcttatttttgcttttatctAATGAAAATTCAGTTAATTTCACCTCTTCAGACCAAacttcagattaaaaaaaattcctGTTTGGTTAAACTCCTCAAAGCTAAGGCTGTGACCTGTGATAAGGGAGATCATTGTAGATAATTAAAATCCAGATGGGTAAATTACACTACAGGTCccaaaaaatatgtaattttaaaatggggtgaactgtccctttaaagaggTCAACATTATGTGTCGATCATATTCATGTGTTCTGATcagtatgacattttttttcagcactTACAGTAATAATTAGAGTAGCCGTTCATCAAATCAGGTATAGAGAGTTTCCCCGTTGTTGCATGACCAACTTTCTGACCCCTCGTGAACGCAGCATGAGAACCTGCTGACCCATGCGTCTAAGCAGTGTGCTTGTGTCCTGTAACAGTGTGACATGTCAACATACTTACAATGGACGTCAAGGTGTACCTCAGCAGACTTCATGAGGTCGTTGCCCCTCCTGCTGATATTATTCCAGGCCTGACAGTAGTACATTCCGCTGTGGCCGGGCTGGACATCGGAGATGGTGTGACTCTGTCCTGACCTGATAAGGTTTCCATCTTTATACAGACTGTATCCTGTTTGCCTTACAGGTGGGCTGGCATCACTGCTGCAGGAGAAAGTCATCGAACTTCCTTTGGCGATGTCTCCTGATGGACTCATCGACAGTGTGACTTTCTCTGGAGCGTCTGATCGAGAGAAGATTCAGATGTTTAGC of Sparus aurata chromosome 17, fSpaAur1.1, whole genome shotgun sequence contains these proteins:
- the LOC115567945 gene encoding B-cell receptor CD22-like isoform X1, translated to MESWILIILVLTPGVWSGDWRVTLKSQCALKGASVVLKCEYDYPGGSVVTSVGWYKVRYVSGTGRLYPVTNPPSSPNHFRYAGNRWSDCSLEINDVQHTDEGQYYFGFKTMFSRWMSTTYSHLSVKELTAYVEPGTVTEGTDVRLTCESGCDTPVNIVWFKDGVPVQNPVFRARREDAGRYHCAIPGQESVRSASVSLNVHYAPEKVTLSMSPSGDIAKGSSMTFSCSSDASPPVRQTGYSLYKDGNLIRSGQSHTISDVQPGHSGMYYCQAWNNISRRGNDLMKSAEVHLDVHYQPVNISVSMSPPNVVAGSGVNLTCSGAANPAAETYTWYRRTASSTSVLQVGSGQVLSIPSVEASHSGLYSCQAGNQVGENNSTEVLLAMKEEQHGSQSLPITAGIGVSLFVTLVLALLLLWRKLRTHAEEKKTVSDSRLSERGSSSTATEDQSDSIYVNIHTLPCSPPPATDVTPHNAPMSCEDEVTYSTVTIKPRNPLPPHHGDSNRALQDSRSEARENDEPVIYTTVAKSR
- the LOC115567945 gene encoding B-cell receptor CD22-like isoform X2; translation: MESWILIILVLTPGVWSGDWRVTLKSQCALKGASVVLKCEYDYPGGSVVTSVGWYKVRYVSGTGRLYPVTNPPSSPNHFRYAGNRWSDCSLEINDVQHTDEGQYYFGFKTMFSRWMSTTYSHLSVKELTAYVEPGTVTEGTDVRLTCESGCDTPVNIVWFKDGVPVQNPVFRARREDAGRYHCAIPGQESVRSASVSLNVHYAPEKVTLSMSPSGDIAKGSSMTFSCSSDASPPVRQTGYSLYKDGNLIRSGQSHTISDVQPGHSGMYYCQAWNNISRRGNDLMKSAEVHLDVHYQPVNISVSMSPPNVVAGSGVNLTCSGAANPAAETYTWYRRTASSTSVLQVGSGQVLSIPSVEASHSGLYSCQAGNQVGENNSTEVLLAMKEEQHGSQSLPITAGIGVSLFVTLVLALLLLWRKLRTHAEEKTVSDSRLSERGSSSTATEDQSDSIYVNIHTLPCSPPPATDVTPHNAPMSCEDEVTYSTVTIKPRNPLPPHHGDSNRALQDSRSEARENDEPVIYTTVAKSR